The sequence GAAGCAGTTGCGCTAGGAGCAAAAATTCTTACTGAGCATTTGAATATATTTGTCGGCATGACTGACGAAGCACAAACTGCTGAAATTATGGTGGAAAAAGAGGAAGATCAAAAAGAGAAAGTACTTGAGATGACGATTGAGGAACTCGACCTTTCTGTTAGATCTTACAACTGCCTAAAACGTGCAGGCATCAATACTGTTCTTGAACTTGCTAGCAAGTCTGAAGACGAAATGATGAAAGTGCGAAATCTTGGCCGTAAATCACTTGAAGAAGTGAAAGCGAAATTGGACGAGCTTAACCTAGAGTTACGCATGGAAGATTGAGCAAATTTATAGATTGAAGGAGGGAAACTTCTAATGGGATACAGAAAACTTGGACGTACAAGTTCACAACGTAAAGCGATGCTTCGCGACTTAGCGACAGACCTTATCGTACATGAGCGTATTCAAACAACTGAAGCGCGTGCGAAAGAATTGCGTTCAGTAGTTGAGAAGATGATTACGCTTGGTAAACGTGGAGACTTGCACGCACGTCGTCAAGTTGCACAATTCATCCGTCGCGAACTCGTTACAGTAACGGACGAAGAAGGCGCGGAGACAGAAATCTTTGCCATCCAAAAACTTTTTGATAATGTTGCTCCACGCTACGCTGAGCGTCAAGGTGGATACACTCGTATTATGAAAATGGGACCTCGCCGCGGCGACGGTGCACCTGTTG comes from Sporosarcina sp. FSL K6-3457 and encodes:
- the rplQ gene encoding 50S ribosomal protein L17, which gives rise to MGYRKLGRTSSQRKAMLRDLATDLIVHERIQTTEARAKELRSVVEKMITLGKRGDLHARRQVAQFIRRELVTVTDEEGAETEIFAIQKLFDNVAPRYAERQGGYTRIMKMGPRRGDGAPVVVIELV